CGAGATTGAGGAAGATCTGCAGGATCAGAACGGAATCGAGATAAAGATCCTCGTTGAGGCGCGCTTCCGGTGCGAAGCCACTCATATGCGGATGGGCCATGTGCTCGGAAAGCACGGCCTGGACGGCTTCGAGAATATCTTCGCGCGTCATGAGGCAACTCCTGCTTCGGGGCCGGTGAACTCGCCGGCCGCATGGCGGGCCGCGACCTCGCGGCGGCTGATCTTGCCGTTCGCCTGGCGGGGAACGTCTGCGACCTGGATCATTTCCATCGGCAATTGGTGGCTGGCGAGATGGCGGCTGCACCATTCGCGGATATCCTGCGGTGCCACCGGCTGATTGGCGCTGTAGAGCAAGGCCACGCGTTCGCCGGCAAAACGGTCGCTCTTGCGGAAGGCGACGGCGTCGGTAACGCCAGGCATGGCCATCACCGCATCCTCCACGTCGCCGGGATAGACGTTGAGACCCGATACGTTGATCATGTCGTCCATGCGCGACACGAAGACCAGCATGCCGTCCTTGCGGCGGTAGCCGAGGTCGCGGGTGTGGATTGCCGCGCCGCCATCGCTCCGGACGACGATCTCCCCGGTATCGTCAACGCCCGATCCGGTCTCGGCCGTCAGATGCGGCAGGACGAAACCCATGTCGCCTGCGGCCCGCATGTCCGGGTTGATGGCAATGCAGCCGGATTCCGAGCAGCCATATTGCTGGAAGAGATGCTCGCTTCGTGAGCGGATCTGCACGAACCACGGATCGGGCAGCAGTGTGCCGGAGGTCATCGCCGCATGAAGCTTTTCTCCCTCGGGCAAAAGCCGCGAGAGCGTGTGGAGGATCGCGGGGGAGGAATAGAGGAGCGGCCGCTCGGTCTCGCGCAGCACTTTCAGGAGAAATTTCGGATTGGCGGTCTCGACGATGACGGGGATCTGGTCCCGCTTAAGGGCCACGAGAATCCCGCAGATCAGCCCGTAGGAATGGGTGGTCGGGCAAGCGATGACCGGCGTCATGCCTTCGGGTTCGCGGAAGGTTGCGACATAGCTTTCGACTTCCCGGTCGATTTCGGCCCAGGGCCGGGCGATGCATTTTGCTGCCCCGGTCGTTCCCGAACTCATATGCAGCAGCCGGCCCGGCTTAGGGGCCTCTTGCCTCGCATCGAGCACTTCGGCCGTCAGGCTGTTGTAGAAAAGCCGGTCGCAATTCGCCGTGATCGCCAGTTTTCGGGCGGCGGCATAGGGCGTGCCGGGATGAATCGGCAGGACGCTGGCGCCGGCCTTGCGGATGGCGAAGAACAGGGACAGCCATTGCGCCGCCTCGCTGAAGCAGACCGCGTAGCGTCCGCTGTCGTTTTCAGCAAGGCCGATCTGCGCGGCGATGCGTCGTGATGTTTCATCGAAATAGGCGTGATCGTAGAGCCGTCCATCGATCTGGATCATGGCTTTCTCCTTCGTTCAGACGTCCTGGCAGCCAAGGCATTCGGCACCTCGTGGTGATATTCCGGCCTCAGCGCGAGGAGCTTTCGGGTGATCAGGGATTCAGTGAGGATGAGCGCGCGGTCATGCCCCAGCAGCGATTGCCGGTGCTGCATGCCCCGCTCTTGCGCATAGCCGGCGAGCAGACTTTCGACCCGCTGCCAGAAGCGGAATTCCGGAAGTCCGTAACAGACGTCGAGAAGATGCGAGATTTCGGCCAGGTTGAACACGAAAAGCGTGTCCATCACGAGTTCCCGCAGGGAATCGAGATTGTCCGTCCAGTAATACTG
This genomic window from Neorhizobium galegae contains:
- a CDS encoding AMP-binding protein, with translation MIQIDGRLYDHAYFDETSRRIAAQIGLAENDSGRYAVCFSEAAQWLSLFFAIRKAGASVLPIHPGTPYAAARKLAITANCDRLFYNSLTAEVLDARQEAPKPGRLLHMSSGTTGAAKCIARPWAEIDREVESYVATFREPEGMTPVIACPTTHSYGLICGILVALKRDQIPVIVETANPKFLLKVLRETERPLLYSSPAILHTLSRLLPEGEKLHAAMTSGTLLPDPWFVQIRSRSEHLFQQYGCSESGCIAINPDMRAAGDMGFVLPHLTAETGSGVDDTGEIVVRSDGGAAIHTRDLGYRRKDGMLVFVSRMDDMINVSGLNVYPGDVEDAVMAMPGVTDAVAFRKSDRFAGERVALLYSANQPVAPQDIREWCSRHLASHQLPMEMIQVADVPRQANGKISRREVAARHAAGEFTGPEAGVAS